The nucleotide sequence TTTCAAGTATATAGATGAAAGCGATATGTATACACATAAGACATGACACAAACTCTTATAAAGATCACatcaaataaaaagtaaaatcataaaatatcaTATCTAATTGTCAAATAATAACGTAACTAAATCCATTgggtaaaataataattttacaaAAGCTTATAGCTATtatctgattaattttaaaataatatctATATAAATCCTCCATTTAGAGTTTTCTTCTTAGAAAGATGTAGGATAATATCACATCACACGACAGGTGCAATGTTTTTCTTGATACATTAAGGATCAGGAGgatcttggatttttttttaaggaatttgaagatcattcaatcacatctgtttatcgtatatcgtgcgatcagaaatcattataaatttttttatttaaaattaaatataaatactaCTTGACAAAAACCAATGTGATTAGAGGATTTTTCAGAATTCTCACGAAGAGGATCCCGTCCATTAAAAAGACGAAGATCGTGACAGGTACCACTACCACCGTACACCCAGCGACGGCAAACCACTAACGTGGCCGATTGACGGTCCACGTGAAAGAAGATGGGACCCAAGGTGCGATCGTTGGTGCGGGGTCCGTTAGGAGATGCGTCGGTGCACGTGTTGTGCATTATTGCCTGAGGAGGTTCTTAGATCAACTTGGCGCCGTTTTCGCACCGTCACCCGCCAACATTACTTAATGGGTGGCGTGCTTTGATTGGCTGGACCACGTGATCCTCCTTTTCGTTAACGTCGGTGGAAACGTTTCCCGTTATGGTTCGTTCTCGCGCGGGAAGATTCTCTCTCTATGCTCGGTGCGTGTAGTGTGACGTGTCGTTATATGACTGGGTGAGAATCTGAGAGGAAGAATATTATTGGCTGTTTCAGCAGGCTTCATGTCCCGAGTGATGGCGCGTCTTAGCGGGTAATACCGAAATTAGGTCTATCCAAACAAATGTATTTAACTgttaaaaaacaacaaatgtaGCAAAGCAATTAGGGGATCTGTTTTGGGGGAAGAGGTTTGTGAAAATCTTAAGAATTCTCACATTTTAACCGTACATTGTACGGTTAGTATTCGTTATggactatttgtgtttaattttacataaaaaaattcaaataatttttgacTCCATGATATATGATAAATGATTAAGATGTGATAATCTTAAGGATTTCCACAATTTGAATCCGGATGGGGTCCAAATACTGTTTTGGATGCATGCTTTGCTGCCACGTGTTGGGTTAGGCTTTTAGGCTCCTCTCTTTTTGTCAAACCTCAAATTTACAAGTTGAGAAATGTTATTATCTCAAAATAGGAACACATTCTCTGTTACTTGACAATTTAATGTTACTTCTATGCAATTATTATGAAATATTGTACTAAAACCATGAGCTGACAGAGAGTCTATGACGAGTCTCGCTATAAGAGAGTCCCTCTttttactattaatatttatataaaaattgatGTTAAACTGTGCAGTAACAGAGAGTCCATGAAGAATCTTACTTTTGAGAGAGTcctcttaacatttctcttgaACCATATTTACCAATTGTTACTCTAGAAAGATTGCATAATTGTTATTTACATGTACGTGATATAGTTATGGTCGTTTTTTACTTTGTGAGTCGTACAAACATGAATAATCACAATCTATCTATAAATACATGTGCAATAGATTCTAGTGTTTTCGAAGTCACATAAGCAGACCCATCTAATCGGTAAGGTAATCAAGAAATACATCGTTGCACCAAAACCTCAAACATACTAAATCTTGTAATTGACATCTGCCTACATAGGTAAAATAAGCAATAAAGTTTAAAATTCTGCACTTTTGAAACACATTATTACTTCTAACATGACACAAGTACGTCACAAAACACACCATAACTCAACCCTAATTTTCCCACTCTTTACGGCAAAAAGGAAATGGAAACTAAAAGGTGAAAACTAGGTAAAGCCAACAAAGACATAACAagctaacaaaaaaaaagaataaaaagggTAATTAAGTCGTTAAAATAATGATTAGTAAGTAGTAATTGAGCAAATGAGTTCCAATCACGGGTTAAGAGTAAATTAAGGTTTGTTTTTGTGGTACCAAACCAGGGGCGGACTGACTTAAGGGCAAGAGGGGGTCAGCTGACCCTTAGTTCGGTAAATCTCCATGGATGACTTGAGTTTGCCTCTTTATAGGTTGCAGTTGCTCTTCATGCTTGCCCTCCAACTGCTTGATAAACCGCCTTAGAGAAATAGCTTGGACTGTTGTTGGGCAACAAGGCATGCTTGCACACAAATGAGGACTTAACAGGCCTGCAATATGTCTTTACAAATGACTTTAGGCCTACCAAGATTCGATGAAATTTGCATGCTATTtcagcaaaaataaaataaaataaaatcacaaaCTACATGCGCTATTTTTACTGGCCCTCCAATAATATTTCATAGATCCACCACTGTACCAAACTCACAAACCCAAATGCATAAGTTGCACGCACGAGTTGTGAAACGTTGAATGTGATTGATTAGGTTTTGGGCACGCGCTTGCAATTCTATTCCTTCACCCACAAGTTTTAGTTTGGATATATAATCTACTGTTTGAAGGCATCATTGTCTTGGCGACAATCTTCTTCCCAGTATTGCGTTGGGGCCTAAGATGTTGGCCTTCATTACTCTTACGGTTGTATGCATGGCGTAATGGCATTATAACATCAAGCACTCACTCACTTCCCCTGCGCTCTAGAAGATAATCACTTTATGTGTTCCACTATTTCTTAATTTGCTTTGCTTCAACAACACCACACTTTGTAAAGTAGATTATCGGATACCTCACTTTTCCCATTTCCTTGTCTTGCGGGCCATCATCACTCGACTTACAAAAAAACCGTTACTTAAAGTTGATTTTGAGTGATTTTTTGCCGTTGAATGTGGAGTCTGTGGTCATAATAATTTACCTACCACCATCTCCTCATATAATTTATGTTTATAcattgatcctaaaaattataaagctTAGCCTATGTGGTGCATATGTCGAGTAACTATGAGTTAATTATATCTTTTTTGTGAATGCGGGCGTCCCAATTCGCAACCAAGTTCAGTCGGTCGAGTAGAATaaatgtggtggtggtgtcgaaTGCACTGCTAACTTTTGCAACTGAGTAACTACAGCCGATAGGGTTCTAAAACATGAATGCAAGGTTGTCTAGTTCACTACAAAGTTTAGGATCTCCTGCACCAGGTTTGGCTGCCTCAACTATATTCGTGAGAATATATGTGCTCCAAATCAATGTCAGGCTATAGGGAAAAATATATTCAAGGTAGATGAGTGTTTTtatggtaaatgtggtttgaCCGTTTGAATGTCAAACTACAAAATGAACCTGAGAGTAATCAATCATAGAACATTTCATTGCGCCAGAAAGCTAATAAAGTGACCTCTTTCAGCGAAGGAATCGAAGATTCTTTACTGGCTAAGCCTTAGATAGATAATCGACCGAACTAGAAGTAGTGTTGTTCCACCGAACTGAAGTGCTTCCAGAGCGATTAGTTCTGCAACTCCAGTGATGTTCCGACGAACTAAATATGTTGCATGTTGCCAACCCCTGATGTTCCAATGAATTGAAGATGTGGTGATTAAGGGTTGAGGATAATTAGTATTATTCTCAAGGTTGTGAGAAGGTTTTGCGTAGATTGTTTGAGTTGCTTGTTGAGTTGAAGGGGCCTCTACATTGCAAaacatcatgtatttatagcgATGAATTCCCTGATGGCTAAGTCTACCGAATAATATTTCGATTCTTCAGCATATTTTATGAGTAAACTTGAAATTATTCTCGGTTGAAACTTTATCGTCTTCGAGTCTCGTTGTCTTTGAATAGGACTCTGAACCTAGATTGATTATATGATTGATTCAACTTTTATCCAAAAACCAATCATGATCCTTAATATTTATTTCATCTAACAGCTTACAGTATATGGGTCGAATGCGTGCAAAATCGAGTCCAAAcaactttttaattatttcgGAGTTTCAATGCCTCCAATACATTAGTCACCATGTTTGATGGTTAATTGGTCTCATAAGCTACGCGATAAGGGTCCACTTATCTAAGTATACAAATCAATATTAGATCCCCTGCAAACTGCTATAATATGGTTTTTAGTTTGTCAATTAAAAGCTTAACATGCATGGATTAACAAGAATATATAAAAACTGATGAGcttgtgttttattttgtgatgaGTAATTATACTCATCTTTTTACCAGACTTTGGGTAAGTAAACGTAACTGTCAAGGATGGGAAGTTGGGAACATTTGTTCGTATAAAATGGCAGCATTTAGCACAGCAATTATATACTTGGGGCTACTTTCTGTCGGTGCCCCTGCAGGTTGTTGCATATTTAACTCCTACCCCCCAAAAAAGGAAGGGAAAATTGCATACTAAATTCGGGTGAGTCTCAATCATCATGTCTCTTTGTTGTATATTGCCTTGTGACCAATGCAACATAATTATGTACGGATGCACATACTTTTATGGGTATCAAAACATTAGGGAGTGATTCCACAGATCTCTTTCACTTTATTTTCTACTATTACATTCAACAAACCAAATAATAATAAGGGGCATGAAAAAAAAGGTAATTGGAGCAACGGACCCTGAAGTTTAGTTCAATTGGAGCTTTGGTTTtgaactaaaaatttatgagtATTAATCATTCAATTTGTTATAATATGGAGCAATGATTCTTTTGGCTAACTAAGTTAGAACTTCCATCCAAAATAAAGGAACAAAAAATGGATGCTAGTTCTGACGGAGTTAGTAAAAAAGACTATTACTTCTCATTGTAACAAGTTCAATGATCAATACTCGTGTATTCTTAGTTTAGAGACCAAAATTCCAATTGGGCTGAAAAACAAACTAAATCTTGTCCACCTTTACTCAAAAGGATAAGGGCCGTTTAGTGGGCTTAAAGAGATTTGGTTTTAAGGATATAATTGATTAACAAAGATATGTAAGGCAATACTTGTAACGCGTAATAAAGATAGGTTCAATAACCACTCTATTATCACTCTATTGTAGATTCACAACCCATCATGTTCAGTTATGTCCATCACacatttgacacaacaaataaAGGACTGGATTCAAGTCTATTTTAATTGGTCACAACCTATCCCAACCAAACCACCAAAAAGCCCTAATGCTGCATAGACAAACAAATATAACCATTTTGTATATGGGTTTCACCTATATTTAGATAAGTGATTTTTCGCGTGTtaaataggttttttttttgtattaaatCCACAATATTTGTGAAGAGAAAGTACTTTGGGCCCAAAAATGGCCCAACACTTTTCTAATAAAAAACTAAACGTACTAGCCCAATTTTTGTTCGAGTTTGGGCCACTATGGGGCAGTTACTAGCCCAATAACAAATTAGCAGTTTACCCTCTCTCACTTTTCAAGTTTCGAGCATCAAACTTGCGAAGCCAAAATTCCACCACACCAACTGAAATTTAAATCTCAACGGTAATATGCTTCGAGTCCTAAAACCTCTTTCTGGACTCAGCCCCAAGCAACAATCAATTGGGCAGCTGCAATCGAGGTACAGATATCGCCGCCACCCGAAAAACGATGGTGGCGGCGGTGGCGTTTGGAAAACAGAGGAGAAGAAGGATGGTTATTTGCAGTTGCACAAGAGCAAAGGGCAGCACCTCTTAACCAATCAACGAATTCTCGACAGTATTGTTCGAAAATCCGCAATAAAACCCACCGACACCGTCCTCGAGATCGGACCCGGCACTGGAAATCTCACCCTCAAGCTTCTAGAAGCCGCCCAGAGGGTCGTCGCCGTCGAACTTGATAAGCGGATGGTGGAGGTTCTTCAAAAGCGAGTTGCGGAGAGTGGGGTTCAAGATCGTTTGACTGTAAGTTAAATGCCGGTTAAATGTTCGATGAAATGCCTGAACGAAGTTTTGAGCTTTTGGAATGAATGGCATTGGTTTAGGCGTTTGATGACTGGTATTTTTGCAGGTTATCTGTAAAGATGCATTGAAGGCGGAGTTTCCACCGTTTGATCTTGTTGTGGCTAACATTCCATACGGAATATCTTCGCCTCTGGTGGCTAAATTGGTGTACGGGGCAAGGCCGTTTCGGAGCGCCACACTACTGCTGCAAAAGGAGTTTGCGAGGAGATTGTTGGCTAAGCCAGGTGACTCGGAGTTCAACCGCTTGGCTGTGAATGTGAACCTGGTGGCGGATGTGGAGTTTTTCATGGATGTGAGCAAGAGGGAGTTTGTTCCTTCCCCAAAAGTCGATTCATCTGTGGTTATAATTAGGCCGAAAGCTGAGATTCCGAATGTTGATCTAAACGAATGGTGGGCTTTCACAAAAGCTTGTTTCTGTAAGAAGAACAAGACGCTTGGAGCTACATTCAAGCAGAAGAAAAAGGTGATGGAGCTACTGGGGATGTCCAAACTGGCAGGCTCAAATGGTGACAGCAAAGATTATATTAGCGGCACTGACAATGACGACGATGAAGGAGAGAGTGATGAAGAGGAGTTTTCTCCGTCTCCTTGCTCGGAAATGGGGGCAAGTTCTTTCAAGGAGAAGTTAATGGGGGTTCTGAAATCATCTGATTTCGAAGACAAGAGGCCTTCGAAGCTGTCGAATGAGGAGTTACTTCATCTACTGGCATTGTTTAATCAAGCGGGAATATATTTTCATGATCAGTCCAAAAGTAGGAATGCAGAGAATGAATCACTTACTGTTGCTTACAGTTGATAGCTATCAGCTTAAACTACTTGGAGGGAAATTCGAATTTGAGCGTGGAGAAAAAATGCATACCGCTCTAGTCAATTTGGTTATGTCCAAACTTGCAATAGCTATTAACCTATTAGCTATATGGTGTTGTCACAATTTCACTGATTAGTGGATGTCACATTTTGAGGATTCTCGAATACAATCAGGGAGTATAATTCAGTTAGCTGTATCTATCTCATCACGTGACGAGAGAGACACTGATAAGGGATATAACCTAATTACATGTTAGAATCTCTCTAGATTGTGAGGCGCTCACACTTAATTATAGGAGAACCTTACGATAATATGACAATGATCTTATGATGCCTTCACAAATAATTGTAAATAGTTTTTGTTTAGCTAAATTGGTTGAAGCAATCAATTCATAAATCTCAATTAAGGAAATGCTCAGTTTTCTACATTTTCTTTGATATGTAGTCGGTATTTGATTTTGACCAATTTAGTGTAATTATGATTTGTAAAATTGATCATTTCAGTCAATGTTCCTTGCGTCTatttgttttcgtttttttcACCCTAAGCTATACTATTGTAGAAGCCTTGGGAAAATGATCAATTATTTTGTGCCTGAAATTCTCAAGGCACTTGTGCTTTCCTCAAATTCAATGTAAATGTAATCTCATGAACAAAATGATCAAGGATCCTTTATTCATCATTTGATTGTTTGACTTAGAACATTATTGATGGAAGTGTCCTTGATAAATTTGAAGTTGAAACTCATTCCATCAAAGAGAATAATTGGGGTGGTTATTTATTCGGTTTTACGTCCGATACCCTATCGATTTGGTCGGCTTTTACTTCTTGCTTTCTTTGCTCACTCCTAGTTAGATTTAACCACTAACCAAGTTAAACAATCATGTGTTTATCTTTCTTATCACGTGATTGCAAAAAGTTTTCGTGGCAACCTACGATGCAAGCTTCGACGTGCAACCATGATCACCTTGTTACAATTTTGGTACTATGCGTGGCTCCACCAGCTCAAAACTAAATTGAATGGTGGTACTGGAACTGGAGCCTGTATGCAGCAGGGTAGGACCAAAGGCAACATTTCTTTCTTTGAGTAGATAACCACCACTCAACTCAAGTTATCAGATCGATGGGGCTTAaaaatagggagttttaacaaaacacttccggtactgttcacttttaacgaaaaatcacatttttacttttcctggtactattcacttacacctttattttttcattttcattaaaattaaaatttttgaggatttttcgttatttttcctttaaaaatatAGGAGTTAGATTCATTCAAACCTCACTTGTATAATTGCATTCAATTTTTCAAGGGCCAAGAAAAAGGAGCCAGCCAAAGGGCCCAAGAGCACCTGCAATTTACGAAGATGGCGACGCAAGAACTACCCTATAATACACCTTACATGGGGGCTTGTTAGATAACATGATTGGTCTTTTATAGTTCGGAAAAATGTTAGGATCAGTTGCGCATGCGCGTGACAGTACGGCGAGAAGCCAGTCCTGCCCGCTGATGCTTGTGACACGCATGTGTGAGTGATCCTAGTAACTCTTTGTTTATTCAACTGGTTGCGATTTGTGCAGGCAAAAATTAACTTTCTACGTGTTTATGGACGTGACTTTAATGGGCAATTTCCTCTTCATCTTGACCGTTGGAAAGTGAACAATGTCATCCTTCTCAGCAACCCATCTGAATTGAAGAACCCAAAAAACCTTCAGCAAGTGGAAATTGCAGaaattgggttttatttaacattttttttttaattaacagcAATTTTAATACCTATAATTGGTGACAAGATGATGAAGAAAGATTGATAATTCAAGCCTGGATAGCTCCAAACCAGGGCACAGCCTCTGTCCTCCACCAAAGGGTGTAAAACTAGTGTTGTAGTTTACAGCAGCTTCTAATTTCTGTCAAAGAAAACATATTtgcataaaaattaacaaattttaaataaattaaaaagctGACGTTCTACTTATGATTTGTTGACTTTGCAGTACAACTAAAAATTAATAGGTATGATCTTTGATTTGACGAACACTCGATTGGATCGTCGTTACACCAACTATTCCAGCTAGGTGGCGTAAATGATCTTTTGAGTGGTATAATCATAGTTACCAGAATAAGATAAACTAGGATAGTTTATCTTACCTCCCATCTCCATGGATCAAACTGATATGGGTTTTTGTAGTTTTCTTCATCCATGTGAACAGAAGTAAAAGATGCCAAGACACACCACCCTTTTGGGATCAAAtaacctagaaaaaaaaaaaaaccaacataaAATCATAGGCAAAACAAAATCGAGATATTATCGATACTTTAAAAAAGTCGTCTTAAATTCCTGTTATATAGAAACACAAGGGGAAAAATACATGCGAAAGATTACAATGGAACttttttaaaatgctaataacagcTATCAacgaaaataataattaatttcccttTTGCTTCAAATAAATAGTGATATATACCTTTGATTTCAACATCCTTTTGAGCTTTTCTCCAAACAGCATTGATGATATTTGCCATTCTAAGAGTCTCACTTATCACCTTAATgaaaacaaacacaacaaagagaaaataaaaattagaacaaTTGACCAAAACGAAAACCAAATCTCGATTGTCAAAATAATTAGATGTATTTTATAGACTCATCATATAATCCTTATGGACTCGTCATTTCACTCTTATAGACCCATCATATTTTTAAAACGGTTATTTTAGCActtaacaataataaaaaaatcaagaatcattttatatatattggatagtgctattcacacactcatttttacttcccacacattcttgttaatttttgtccattgaaCGTTTTCAAGTTGTTCGATCCAACGATCAGAAATTGAGAAGAAtgtgtgagagataaaaatCAGTATGTGCATACCACCACCCTTCATATTCTCTTTGAAACAAATTGGGACTCACATTTTGAGTAAATGGCAAGGACATGTAATCAGTCCATGCATAATTTTCCGTGGAAtcagtcttcttcttcttcttctgcctCTTCAATTCCATGTTCTCCTCCTGCAAATATATATAACAACAAAAAGCATTCAACATAAGCCTTCACCTTTAAATCGAAACAAGAAATTTAAGAACACTCATGTTCGTCTGTTTCCTTTCACTGAAACGCCCATCAATTCTTACGTATATATGGAAACCTACCTTTTGTAGTACAGCAATCATACTAAAAATATCAAACTGATCACCCAAAGTATTTCACCTTTTCACCCACTTTCTCAGAACGCAGTGTcatagagaagaagaagagagaaacaAAAGGTTGTATTCTGTGAATCCGGATCATTTTtgtcatcgtacatcgtacagttaaaaatcattttaaataattttatttaaaattaaatacagacaatacctaacaaaaactgaccgcatgatatacgatgaacaaacaCGATTTACGAACCCTcaagatcctcaccaaaaggatctggagaggatcccgTTGGGTATTTTGTGACAATGTACAGCACCAAACAGTTATTAGATTCATCTTCCACTATGATGTTCTTAATAAATTGCCTTTAGCCCTACATGGGGTTTTAAGTTTGGAACCCAATTCTTATCACAACTCTCTCGCATGAAAGTGAGATAACGTCGCAACATAAGTTACTTATATTGTCATAATGTAAATCTTGTGAATTAGTCAATGTTTGTTTTTGCTTGAATGTGCATGGTGGGTTCACAGTTTAGAACTCATAATGTACTTTTCTATATAAACTTTAATGGTAAGTGAGAAAACAAATTTCATGTAATTCATACAATAAATCGTGGACTATAAACCCTAGTATAATTTTACTTACAAGCTGACCCGAGCTAAGTGTCGTCTGAAAACTGTTACTTCACAACAAAGTGGGGACCTATTCCCCCCACACAAACTCTCCGTGTCCGATTCAGGTATATTTTGGGGTTGagatgatttaaaaaaaagctggtataaaaaaaagttaggcgtcatttttgtgtttagtaaacttccagtttcagtttttttttacagttttggatgaaaaaaagccaaaaaacagAAGCAGCAAAATGCAGCTTTGAAAAGCTGGCTTTTCAGCTTTTGCGCAAACCTCTAAAACATGGGTGAACAGTGACTCTTTAATGAAAGTTTCTGGCAATCCTACCCTCAGCTCTCTCTTCTGCCTCCACACTCCTCCGTCAAACCCACCACTCTCCCACACCTCTCCGCACCCCTTCCGCCTCTCCTGCTCCTTCAAACCCACAAAACCCCCCAAACCACCTTCTCTATCTGTCTCAACACTGCCGCTTGCCAGAGACAAAGTCATCAACTTCGGAAAATACAAGGGCAAGATGCTGGGCACCCTCCCTTCAacctacctcaagtgggtctcCAAAAATCTCCGCACTCGTGACTTCGAGGACTGGATGAATCTCACCAATCAGGTCCTTGACGACGCCGTTTACCGGGACCGGATTGAGTGGGAGCTGGCGGAGAACGTCCTGAACGGAAATCAGAGGAAAACAGACCTAGCCTCTGACGTCGTTTCGTCCACCGAGCTATGGCGGCTCCAAACCCATCAAGAACCCTAATTTCCCAAAACCCATTTCTCCATTTCACCGATACATTCACTCATCTCAAGCTCAGGCGGTTGATTCCGAGTAGGAGGAAGAgagtgcagagagagagagagcgctgAGGTGAAATGGTTTGAGATCGAAGGTTTGTGTGTGGGGTTGTCACGGTGGAGGAgagtgcagagagagagagagctgagagTTTTCGAGAGTGTAGAGGGAAAAAAAGACACAAGGATAAGGGAAatggggtgtgggccccacgGCCACACAAAATCCtcacataaaaataataatattaaacaaaatatcataataataatatagtattataccctttttggtcatttcacatagtcatatctgttttacataaaaatttaccaaacattatcatactgcttttttttccaaaagcacttttacaaaaaagtttaccaaacactttgttgttttatttcacagctgcttattctcacagcacagcagaactagctttttttcaaagcacaacaataccaaaccaatccTCAGTGGATGCATTCGAGTTTCTAAAGGAAGGTGATTCTTTTCGGATTCATTTGCAAGAATTCTAGGCATTCTTACATTTTAACTGTTTATCATATATCGTTCGATTATTTTTCATcagatactatttatgtttaattttaaatttaaaaaatcaaataatttataactaagATTTAAGGTTAGTCACAATTTAGATTCCGATGGAATCCAAACCCGTTTCTAAAGAATCGAAAGGAACGTTTGTAAGAAAAGTCAAGGACTTCAGAGATAAAGTGACTGGACCCACAGACTCAGAACAAAACGAATCCTAGCCGTTCGATTAAGAAGCAATGAGTAAAGTTGTGATGTCAACTGATGTGGATATAGTACGTACCCGTAATTTGTCTAAGGCCACAGGGCTGTCACTTAGGAATTTGATGGCAAGGGTCATGGCCATGGGAACAGTCTCC is from Pyrus communis chromosome 10, drPyrComm1.1, whole genome shotgun sequence and encodes:
- the LOC137746411 gene encoding ribosomal RNA small subunit methyltransferase, mitochondrial-like, encoding MLRVLKPLSGLSPKQQSIGQLQSRYRYRRHPKNDGGGGGVWKTEEKKDGYLQLHKSKGQHLLTNQRILDSIVRKSAIKPTDTVLEIGPGTGNLTLKLLEAAQRVVAVELDKRMVEVLQKRVAESGVQDRLTVICKDALKAEFPPFDLVVANIPYGISSPLVAKLVYGARPFRSATLLLQKEFARRLLAKPGDSEFNRLAVNVNLVADVEFFMDVSKREFVPSPKVDSSVVIIRPKAEIPNVDLNEWWAFTKACFCKKNKTLGATFKQKKKVMELLGMSKLAGSNGDSKDYISGTDNDDDEGESDEEEFSPSPCSEMGASSFKEKLMGVLKSSDFEDKRPSKLSNEELLHLLALFNQAGIYFHDQSKSRNAENESLTVAYS